The Lolium rigidum isolate FL_2022 chromosome 1, APGP_CSIRO_Lrig_0.1, whole genome shotgun sequence region tgtcgcatcaaaacccccgaatacttgcactgtgagcatttacggtgaatccttcatcgaaactgcttgtcaacaccttctgctcctcgttgggatcgacattcttacttatcgaagatactacgatacaccccctatacttgtgggtcatcagggacccttgagggtagtCACAAACCCATACAAGCTTGGGGCAATCTCCACAAGTTAATTGAAGGCTTCCAAGAAATGTCCATGAAGGCCTCACActtgaggaatctccacaacttaattggaggccccagAAACACCATAAGTCACAAATTCttatagggttccaagaacccaagaggaacaagcttcgGGAACAAGCTCCTGAAGAGATATGCCCATGAACTTTCACCTCGACGTATTACCACGGGGAACTCAAATCGATGCACCAAACTCAATGGCAAGAACCTCACTCTCAAatttcaacaaagctacaaaagctattggaggaATAAAAGAGGAAGAACTCAAGATCGAGAAGAACACCAAatatctccaagatctagatctaatggTTTCCCCtcgcaaagagagggatttgattggtgtatTTGTTGATCTAGATCTCCTCACTCTTTTCCCTaaaaaatatgcaagaatcatcgaAGGAATCAAGATCTAGGGCAAGATCtttaggtcaacaatggaggtgagagacaaGAACCAACCACGCCTTGGGGAAGAGGGAGCATATAACCAACCAACCCTTGTGGAAGAGGGGGGCCTTTTATAGGCCCATCAATGAAACATGACTGTTACAACCCTTTAACACCGGATACTTTGGTCGGGGAGGGTCAGAGACGCTGACCCATACAGAACATAAGGCATACTTGCAAACAGAGAAAACGCGTTCGGTCCGGAGTCTTCGGCCCTCCCAGGACCGAGTCTTAGGCCCTGGAAAATCCAGAAACAACTGGAACTGAAACAACCATAACTTAATCATCCGAACTTTGATTTTGATGCTCTTAGGCTCGTTtcaaagctagtaacaagctctacgagGTCATTTATAGAATAATCATAGTACATCAAGGGataatagaaacaaatgatgaatggTTTTACTTCTCTATAGaagacaaaccggtaaaacctctaaTATTGGAAACATAATTTAGATGAAATCTGTTTTCGATGAAATTGAGCTTGTCATGAAGATATGCACAAGCTCCAAATACTCTCATGGATAATAACCAAGTAAGAACAAAGAAAGATGATGCCAATGGTGCAAAGGTTTGAGTTCTCTCGCTAAACGATACTACCAAGTTACTTACTAGAGAGCCTCTCTTGATAGTATAACTATCTATCCTACAAATTGGTCTCCCAACTAACACAAATAGCTTGGTAAGAAATAAACCATATAAATAATGTACCTTTTCCTTGTGCATATTCCACTTATGCTTGATAATGATGATATTTTCCACCTCAAGATGAAACGTCTTTTTTAATTGCACTTCCTTCTTTAAGTTTTGTAAATTTTTCCCCATACCCCACTATGGGAGAGACTCTCTTTAGACATATATTCACATATCCAAGAATATCATAAggatggaaagcttcaagcatatgatctctttgagattgctcatcttgaactttcacttcatttcttctttcttcatattgttgatgtcttgaacacacacatgcatgggagaTCACTCAATCTTATTCTTCAAGACATACTAGCCATAGGCTCAATCTTCTCTCATGACCAATATTTTGATCACTCCTTGATTAATGCCTTGGTCATCACTTCATCTTCTTAtttcaaccttgaagccaacatatggttgaaACATTATCTATGGACaaatcctacaaatataactcaatgcaaacattagtcaatagggattatcattaattaacaaaaccacacatgggggctccatgcacttttaaCTATGACCATGTTGCATTCTCTCTTAGTGGACAACTTTCTCCCTTTGATATCCCTTCACGTAGTGAGCATCTGTGGCTGACCTTGACCATCATCTTAGGAGGGTCTAGAATAGATTAAATGATAATTGAGGAGGTTGGGGAGGGGGGATTTCAAgtattttgtattttttacgATGAAAAGTGATAAATACATAGTTGGGGGAATGGCCAATGTCGACCTCCGCTAAGTTTGTGCATATAAATCCCTTGGAATGAGTTATTTGTATATCCATGTCCacgataactacctactatgtagtATTTTACCACCAAAAGAAGTAAATTTTTAGGTGTTATCTTCAAATCttccaagtttttttttgtttatcttCACATCTCAAGGAGAAGTTTTCTATGGGCCCCACATACATGAAGTCACAAGAATTCTTAAGATAGAAATGTAATTTTGAATAAGATGAGGACACAAACCCTCTTGTGTTTATTAAGAGTggtaaataaaaaaatgaaaggaaagaaaaaaatgtaatatagaaaataaaataatgtGTAAGTTTGAAAACATTTTTTTGTTAGAGGTTCTATAATGGATTCTTTTGAATTTGTGTTTGACACTGGGTTATGATGCAGTTCAAACTTAATGTTAACCACATGTTTACCTTTATTATTTATGGTACATTTAATGATTGGAATAGAAAGATAAAAAAGATTCCAATAAATGCTTATGATATGGGCAATGGTAATCATATACTATGAAACCATTGAGTGGAGCTACaaatggcaaaaaaaatattatttttgaatCAATAAGATTTGGCACATGTTCATCGACGGATCCCTATACAAAGGGTCTTTCTACTTCTTTCTGAGTCAAGAGACGCgtgtaagggtgtgtttggtaggtcggtcctGCTCAGATTGTCTTTCCCCACCGAGACTTTCTCACCCTATACAAGCTCAAGTCAGATTTTACCGTGCGTTTGGTGGGTCGGGTGTGTTCACCCATGCTGAGGCAAGAAGTTGTTTGGCGGTTGTATGAGCTGAGATCGTGTTGAGCCAATAAATTTTACACAAAAGTCCCTGAACAGAAAATTAAAAACCAATCAGGTCCTTTGTTCAACCAAGCACCCCACCGTGCAAGCTCCGGCGTGGCAGCTGCCGTCGGGGCGCGAGGAAGAGGGGCCTGGAGCCGGCGTGGCAGCGCGAGGAGAAGGGGCTTGGAGCCGTCTTGGCGGCACGAGGCGGCGGCGCTTGGTGCTGGCCTGGCGGCGCGAGGAGCCGGCCTTGGCGGCGCTTGGAGCCGGCCTGGTggcgcgaggaggaggcggtTGTGGCGGCCATGGCGTCGGCCGACGGGAGCGAGGAGAGCGGGCGCTGGTGGCGGCCATGGCGTCGGAGGACGGGAGCGAGGAGGAGGGCCGTGGGGCGCCGGCGGTGGTGGAAGGAGGGCCGTGGGGCGCCGACGCGGGACCTGCTgaggcgcgggaggaggaagggCCGACGCGCGATCTGCTAGGCGCGTCTGGCCGCCGgtggtccggcggcggcggggggcgtcCAGGGGTGGGCGGCATCCAGGGTCGGGCGGCGGTTGGCGACGCACGGGAAGAGAGGaggcgtggggggggggggaatgacgCTTGCGGGGTGGGGGTCTGGGGGTGGGGCGGGCCAGTGCTACAGTGTTTTGCGGGATCACCTCATCCCGGATGACCAGCGAAGCTCGATTTGGGCTTCGCTCTTCAACCCGGCTCTGAGCCCTTTTTCGTATCCCCTCAGCAGTGTGGAGGTGGCCCGAGCCGGGCTAACAAACACGGGATCGCCTCCAATTCTCGGTTGGGAGGAGAATTTCTGAGtagccccgggctaccaaacacaccctaagtctCTTAGAAATCTTTCTTCACCAATACTTAGGAACAATTCATTTACATGAAGCTCTGCTAATGTTTACACCATGCACAACTTTCACATTCACGAGTTTCCAACATTGTTTCATAGTACTTTGGAAGAGTAATGTAGTGCATGATTTCATGCTATTTTTTCCATTcttgaatttttatttatttattacttAATGTGATGATTGTTGCTCTTTCCTTTATATAGTAATATTATAGTTGTGATCAACTAAACTTTGTATTTATGATAATAAACTCTAAATTTTTTTACTATctttatgctcgaggacgagTATAGATTGATGTTGAAGATGTTGATACATCAAAAACATATGTATGGAATTTCTAGTTAATTATACTAATATCTCATATATTTTGCATCGTATCATGAGTTATTGGAGTGTGGAGTTCAATAGCAAGTggttctcccccccccccctccaaggatgacacatggtttatatcaaacacaatgaaatttgcaagttcTCTTACCTTTTCCTCTTCTGGCATTTCTCTTCACTTTTCCTCTCTAGCAATCTGTAAAATAAATTCCTTAGTGTTCGATATAAACCATGAGTCCCCAAATCTTCCCTGGTAACAAGGGTTGCAACTCAGATTTTTTTTCTAGTTACAGGTGatgttgcaactaagaaaaataTCTTGGACCCTTTCATTTTATTGTGATTCGTACTAATTATAAATTACAACTAAAATCTACGATGAATTAAAACAATTATCATAGTCGCATTTTTTGTCGCCCCCTTAATATATGGCTTAAGCCTAATCGAGGAAAACAAATATAAGATAATACAAAATAAAGTATACTTAGTATCTAAGCACCGAAATGTGCGAATTATCTGGCTACTTTTTGTATATATGgatttgaagaagaagaaaacgatATGACCGTCGACTGATTCCACAAAAAAGAGTCATGTAAATTTCTAATTTAACAAGTATTTGTGTTTTTTGAAAGGTGTGATGGGTATGGACGACCGCGTGTCGTGACGATATAAACCCCTGGGATCCAAACTCAAACTAGCACGGACTGAGATCCGGTGCCTCGCTGAAGGCAAGGCACGGATGAACAGTACCGTGCCTTGCTGCCTTGGCCGTTGGATAGAGAATGGACAGACAAGATTGGCAGTGAGGATAGTTACTGTAGCAGCCACTGTGGATGTCGACTGTAGCAGGCACTGCGGATGACTACTGTAGCGAATATCCTGTAGCATGTGTCCTGTAGCACTGCGCCTGTTCACGCTCATCTAGCCATCCGTTCTCAATCCAACAGCTAGAAAAGGCAGCGGGGCACGGTACTGTTCATCCGTGCCTTGCCTTCAGCGAGGCACCGGATCTCAGTCCAACTAGCACGAGAGAGAGGCGGGCGGAGACAGAGCGCATACTGACATCAGAACAGAGAGTGCTCTGCTCAGCTCAGCTAAGCGAGCGGCCCAGCCTCGCCCTCAGCAACACAACACAAGACAGTCGTCGCAGTAAGAAACAGTTTGCCCAAGATGATGCTCGCGTACATGGaccacgccaccgccgccgccgcggagccgGAGACCATGGAGCTGGCCGTGGTCGCCGACGCGGCGGAGTGCGCGGCGGCGCGGGACTTCGGCGGGCTGGTGAGCGCCCGGCCCGCGGCGGTGGTCCGGCCGGCGAGCGCGGACGACGTGGCCAGCGCCATCCAGGCGGCGGCGCTGACGGCGCACCTGACGGTGGCCGCCCGCGGCAACGGGCACTCGGTGGCCGGGCAGGCCATGGCCGACGGCGGGCTGGTCCTGGACATGCGCGCGGTGGCCCGGCGCACGCAGATGCAGCTCGTGCtgccgagcggcggcggcggcggggccttcGCGGACGTGCCCGGCGGCGCGCTGTGGGAGGAGGTCCTCCACTGGGCCGTGTCGAATCATGGGCTCGCGCCCGCGTCCTGGACGGACTACCTCCGGCTGACCGTCGGCGGCACGCTGTCGAACGGCGGCGTGAGCGGGCAGTCGTTCCGGTACGGCCCGCAGGTGTCGAACGTGGCGGAGCTGGAGGTGGTGACGGGCGACGGGCAGTGCCGGGTGTGCTCCCCGTCCGCCCACCCGGACCTCTTCTTCGCCGTCCTCGGCGGGCTCGGGCAGTTCGGCGTCATCACCCGCGCCCGCATCCCGCTCTCCCCCGCGCCGCAGACGGTAATAATAAGCCAGCAACATCACATCACCGAACGAACGAACGATTTGTGTACTGTCTATCGATCGGTGCCGGAACGCTGACGGACGGTGGTGGTGTGCGTGTCTCGACATTCGCAGGTGAAGTGGACGCGCGTGGTGTACTCTAGCTTCGCCGACTACGCGGCGGACGCGGAGTGGCTGGTGACGCGGCCGTCGGAGCGGGCGTTCGACTACGTGGAGGGCTTCGCGTTCTGCCGCAACGACGACCCGGTGAACGGGTGGCCGTCGGTGCCCATCCCCGGCGGCGCCCACTTCGAGCCGTCCCTGCTCCCCGCCGGCGCCGGGCCGGTGCTCTACTGCCTTGAGGTGGCCCTGtaccagcaccaccaccagcaTCCCGACGACGTGGAGGAGGTACGTAGGCAGGCAGGCGAGAAAATCTCGCCGTAAATCATCCATCAATGCCCCGCTCAGGCAGGCGGTCACCCTGCGGTGGCGTACTTTTGTGCTTGGCAGGGGGATGTCTGCTTCGCGGTGTATCTTCCGCTGGATTCGGTGACGGGCGCCTCTCCCCAAAGTGCCCCCGCGCGTGCCGCCAAACACCCTACGGGCGACGGCCCCCACCCCCACTCGCACCCACTCTCCAGTGCACGGCCGCGCCGGGCGCACGACTGGCGTCCTCATCACGGCCGATCTCGCTCGCGCGCCATGAGCGTACAATGTGGGTCAGCGGCCGGGCCATGACGCGATTCCCCTGCCGCGCCCGTGACGACGAGGATCCCGTCTTTTGGCACCACCCACACGCCCTCTTGCTCCTCATCCCCACCTCACGTCTTGTCCCCACGGAAACACCTCATTCATCCACGATCGATCGCCCTGTGACGCGCGCctatgtcgtcgtcgtcgtcgttattCATTCATTCGCCTCGTGCTCATGTCTGTTCGCGTGTCTATATGTGCAGAGGGTGGACGAGATGCTGCGGCCGCTCAAGTACGTGCGCGGCCTGGAGTTCGCGGCGGAGGTCGGGTACGTGGAGTTCCTGTCGCGCGTGaaccgggtggaggaggaggcccgccggaaCGGCAGCTGGGCGGCGCCGCACCCCTGGCTCAACCTCTTCATCTCCGCCCGCGACATCGCGCACTTCGACCGCGCCGTCATCAACGGCATGCTCGCCGACGGCATCGACGGGCCCATGCTCGTCTACCCCATGCTCAAGGCCAAGTGAGTATATATGCTGACGCACGCGCTACTTCTTCCTTGCTTGAATTGCTTCTGTCTGCATGCATGCCGCCGTACAGATCGAGTTGCCATTTGGGGCACGCACACGCATGTGAGCTCGCCCGAGCTGACGTTTTCTTGACTGGGATCGTCGCCGATTTGCCCCTCCGTACTAGTAGTTCCTTACAATAAAGGCGGCCGGCGGGCTTCTGATTCTCCCTCCCTGGTTTATCCATCCCCAGTAATCTGTTTTGGATTTTGTCTTGTCAGATCGCTCATTAGCTTAGCAGCCACTAACTCGAGTCCTATGATTGATAAATTATCATTACCCGGCCCGGCTCCACGCCACCGCACCTCTGGTTCAGCCACAGCCCTTGTCTCCCCGGCGGGCCCGCCGCTCCGATAGCGCCATTGTTTACCACAAGTTCCTCTCTTTTGTCGTAACACTACTAACACGTTATGTAATATACTAACTTGCTGGTAATTAATGCCGCAGGTGGGACCCTAACACGTCGGTGGCGCTGCCGGAGGGCGAGATCTTCTACCTGGTGGCGCTGCTGCGCTTCTGCCGGCCGTCCGGGACGGGCGGCCCGGCGGTGGGCGAGCTGGTGGAGCAGAACGCGGCGGTGGTCGACGCCTGCCGCCGCAACGGCTACGACTTCAAGACCTACTTCCCGAGCTACCGCGCGCAGTCCGACTGGGCGGCCCACTTCGGGTCCAAGTGGGCCCGCTTCGTCGACCGCAAGGCCCGCTACGACCCGCTCGCGATCCTCGCGCCGGGCCAGAAGATCTTCCCCAGGACACCCTCCGCCGGCGCACGGGCCATCGTGTAAGGCGATCGTGCCGGCGATGGCGATCATGAAATACTGTTGTTGGCGATAATGATGGCGGCTGATTCGGGCGATTGGTGGCGATGATGAATCGGAGATCTCGATCGACGAGGGGGTAATCGTGATGATGATAGGGTCGCTGTTAGGTGCATCGGGGAGGGGACAGAGGGGGCCGGCGGACCTTGTCGAGGGCCTTGATCCAGGGAAGAAGGGTTGCAAAGATAACGAAAGCTGTGACCTTTCTCTACGTCCTTCCTCTTCTTTTTTGCAGCTGCCTGCTGCCTGCTGCCTGTGATGGATCGGTCGATCGACGCAAACATCTCGCGAGGGGCCCTTGTCCCTCGACCATCCACTTGTGTACGTAATTGTCGCCGTCTCACCGTTATTTCGCGGCATGCTTAATTTGCCGTCGCCGCGCGCGCGCCCCTGGCTCGGCGCCGCTACCGGCTGCCTCGCGTTTTTTATTCCGTCTCCGCGTAGTTTTCGCCGGCTTGGACGTACCCGTTCTTCCGGCGATCGCGACGTCCGGGCGCGCGCTGCCGTCGGCTCGGCCGCGGTCTCTTTCCGCGATCGGTCTCGCACTCTCTCGCCGCGCTCGCCCGCTCGGGCGGCGTACGCCTCCTCGCCCGGCGGCTTGCGGCGCAGTACAACGACGGCGAATAAAGCCGGAAGCCCCCCGCGCGCGCGCGCATGGCACGGCGGTCGCGCTCCGATGACAAAGCCGTCGTTTCGCCGAGCACTCAGCGGTGCAGAGTGGACGACGGGACGGGACGGGCGGGAGGGACGAATAATTGGTGCCGTTTCTGACTGACTGACTGATCGGGGCGTGCTTCTTTGCGGCGTGCTAGGCCGTGGTGGCCACGTGAGCCGATGCCGCCGTGGCCATGGCGGGGTGTATCGACAGCGCTGCGCCTGGCTGCTGGTGGCCACATCGGAGGTGACCGGCCGATGGGGTCTGTCGTTTTTGTCCAAATGGTTTTCCAAATCCAGTGGACCGTAGCATCACGCTACTGTTCCTGTTCTCCCTTGAGTACTCTTCTCCCTTCGGATCATCCCAGCCGTGCAGGAGGAATTGAGGCCGAATCGCGACGGATCCGTCGCATCCTTACACTGACAGGCAGCGGGGTGTGCTGGCGGTGGCAAAGAACGTCTCTCTCCATTATATGCTCTTAATTAGATCGcccaagtcaaattcatgtcaaACTGTTGGCGTAATCTTTTTCCGTGGAAGGTTCACGGATTCTTGATCATACACCATCTTAGCCAAGCCGTTAATGTTTAGTTTTTTGCAATCCTGCCTGCTTGGAAGCCCTGTGGGTGT contains the following coding sequences:
- the LOC124675170 gene encoding cytokinin dehydrogenase 11-like; translation: MMLAYMDHATAAAAEPETMELAVVADAAECAAARDFGGLVSARPAAVVRPASADDVASAIQAAALTAHLTVAARGNGHSVAGQAMADGGLVLDMRAVARRTQMQLVLPSGGGGGAFADVPGGALWEEVLHWAVSNHGLAPASWTDYLRLTVGGTLSNGGVSGQSFRYGPQVSNVAELEVVTGDGQCRVCSPSAHPDLFFAVLGGLGQFGVITRARIPLSPAPQTVKWTRVVYSSFADYAADAEWLVTRPSERAFDYVEGFAFCRNDDPVNGWPSVPIPGGAHFEPSLLPAGAGPVLYCLEVALYQHHHQHPDDVEEVRRQAGEKISVDEMLRPLKYVRGLEFAAEVGYVEFLSRVNRVEEEARRNGSWAAPHPWLNLFISARDIAHFDRAVINGMLADGIDGPMLVYPMLKAKWDPNTSVALPEGEIFYLVALLRFCRPSGTGGPAVGELVEQNAAVVDACRRNGYDFKTYFPSYRAQSDWAAHFGSKWARFVDRKARYDPLAILAPGQKIFPRTPSAGARAIV